A window of the Acidobacteriota bacterium genome harbors these coding sequences:
- a CDS encoding DUF302 domain-containing protein — translation MATKQTYGIYVRSTKTFEDALEALREALGANGFGVLWEIDVQATMKKKLGVEFPPYMILGACNAPVAHQALSAEPNIGLLLPCNVIVRKDGDGILLGAISPHALMGLTGREGLEPFADHVASVLEKVLEAAR, via the coding sequence ATGGCCACGAAACAGACCTATGGAATCTACGTTCGCTCCACCAAGACCTTCGAGGATGCTCTGGAGGCCCTCAGGGAGGCCCTGGGAGCAAACGGCTTCGGCGTCCTTTGGGAAATCGACGTGCAAGCCACGATGAAGAAGAAGCTCGGCGTGGAGTTCCCCCCGTACATGATCCTCGGCGCCTGCAACGCGCCCGTGGCGCACCAGGCCCTCTCGGCCGAGCCCAACATCGGCCTGCTCCTTCCCTGCAACGTGATCGTCCGCAAGGACGGAGACGGGATTCTCTTGGGGGCCATCTCCCCCCACGCCCTCATGGGGCTCACCGGTCGCGAGGGGCTCGAGCCTTTCGCGGACCACGTGGCTTCCGTCCTGGAGAAGGTCCTGGAAGCGGCCCGTTGA
- a CDS encoding metal-dependent transcriptional regulator, which produces MVHQTEITEAEQELLEQLWQHQEEGAALDPSARSQVTDLGFSERGWVSADGAALTPVGLDLARRAIRRHRLAERLLADLMGERQENAEEDACRLEHSLVEGLAEKVCTFLGHPRVCPHGNRIPEGPCCRAARSSVDPVVAPLHALKAGESGVIAYLATPHGEDLQKFLSMGIHPGDGIQLVRKTPSIVFRSGESQFAVDRDLASQVYVRRL; this is translated from the coding sequence ATGGTTCATCAAACTGAAATCACCGAAGCGGAACAGGAACTTCTGGAACAGCTCTGGCAGCACCAGGAGGAAGGAGCCGCCCTCGACCCTTCGGCGCGCTCCCAGGTGACCGACCTCGGTTTCTCGGAGCGAGGGTGGGTGAGTGCGGACGGGGCAGCCCTCACGCCGGTGGGGCTGGACCTCGCCCGCAGGGCCATCCGAAGGCACCGCCTGGCCGAGAGACTCCTGGCGGACCTCATGGGGGAAAGGCAGGAAAACGCCGAGGAGGATGCCTGTCGCCTGGAACACTCCCTGGTGGAGGGGCTCGCCGAGAAGGTCTGCACCTTCCTCGGCCACCCCCGCGTGTGTCCCCACGGAAACCGCATCCCCGAAGGACCTTGCTGCCGGGCCGCTCGCTCCAGCGTGGATCCCGTGGTGGCGCCCCTGCATGCCCTGAAGGCCGGGGAGTCGGGGGTCATCGCCTACCTGGCCACCCCCCACGGGGAAGATCTTCAGAAGTTCCTGTCCATGGGCATCCACCCGGGGGACGGCATCCAACTCGTCCGGAAGACCCCTTCCATCGTCTTCCGGAGCGGCGAATCCCAGTTCGCCGTGGACCGGGACCTCGCCTCCCAGGTGTACGTCAGGCGTCTTTAG